A genomic window from Punica granatum isolate Tunisia-2019 chromosome 2, ASM765513v2, whole genome shotgun sequence includes:
- the LOC116197292 gene encoding protein disulfide isomerase-like 2-3: protein MYRSQSLPLTGLFILFLSSFNLSHALYGSSSPVVQLNPSNFKNKVLNSNGVVLVEFFAPWCGHCQALTPTWEKAATVLKGVATVAALDADAHQSLAQEYGIRGFPTIKVFVPGKAPIDYQGAREVKPIAEFALQQVKALLKDRLNGKATGGSSDKSEPSASVELNSRNFDELVLKSKELWIVEFFAPWCGHCKRLAPEWKKAANNLKGKVKLGHVDCDSEKSLMSKYNVQGFPTILVFGADKESPVPFEGARTASAIESFALDQLETNVGPAEVIELTGPDVMDEKCGSAAICFVSFLPDILDSKAEGRNKYLETLLSVAEKFKRSPYSFVWAAAGKQQDLENRVGVGGYGYPAMVALNTKKAVYAPLKSAFGVNQVTEFVKEAGRGGKGNLPLEGTPVIVKSEPWDGKDGEVIEEDEFSLEELMGEDASNKDEL from the exons ATGTATAGATCTCAGTCGCTGCCGTTGACAGGCTTATTCATCTtatttctttcctctttcaACCTCTCCCATGCACTGTACGGGTCGTCTTCTCCGGTCGTTCAGCTCAACCCCTCCAACTTCAAGAACAAG GTTTTGAATTCGAATGGAGTAGTTCTGGTCGAGTTCTTTGCACCATGGTGCGGTCACTGTCAAGCTCTAACTCCGACATGGGAGAAGGCAGCGACTGTTTTGAAGGGGGTTGCTACTGTAGCAGCCTTAGATGCCGATGCACACCAGTCCCTTGCGCAG GAATATGGAATCAGGGGATTTCCAACCATAAAGGTGTTTGTACCTGGAAAGGCTCCTATAGATTACCAAGGAGCTAGGGAAGTCAAGCCTATAGCAGAATTTGCACTCCAGCAG GTGAAGGCACTACTAAAGGATCGATTAAACGGTAAAGCAACTGGAGGATCAAGTGATAAATCTGAACCTAGTGCATCTGTTGAGTTGAATTCTCGCAATTTCGATGAGTTGGTGCTCAAAAGTAAAGAACTCTGGATTGTGGAATTTTTTGCACCTTG GTGTGGTCACTGTAAGAGGCTCGCACCTGAGTGGAAGAAAGCTGCAAATAATTTGAAGGGCAAGGTGAAGCTAGGACATGTTGACTGTGATTCTGAGAAG TCTTTGATGAGCAAATACAATGtacaaggattcccgaccaTTTTGGTCTTTGGTGCTGATAAGGAAAGCCCCGTTCCTTTTGAGGGTGCTAGAACTGCCTCAGCTATAGAGTCATTTGCTTTGGATCAACTGGAAACAAATGTTGGCCCCGCTGAAGTGATTGAGCTGACTGGTCCA GATGTCATGGATGAGAAGTGTGGCTCGGCGGCCATCTGCTTTGTCTCTTTCTTGCCTGATATCTTGGACTCCAAGGCAGAAGGGAGAAACAAGTATCTTGAAACGTTGTTGTCTGTTGCAGAGAAGTTCAAGAGAAGTCCCTACAG CTTTGTTTGGGCTGCTGCTGGTAAGCAGCAAGATCTTGAGAATCGTGTTGGTGTTGGTGGGTATGGATACCCGGCTATGGTAGCATTGAACACGAAGAAAGCTGTATATGCCCCATTGAAGAGCGCGTTTGGGGTCAATCAAGTCAC TGAGTTTGTCAAGGAAGCAGGGCGAGGAGGAAAAGGAAATTTGCCTCTCGAGGGAACCCCAGTGATTGTTAAGAGTGAGCCTTGGGACGGTAAAGATGGAGAGGTTATTGAAGAGGACGAGTTCTCGCTCGAGGAACTCATGGGAGAAGATGCTTCGAACAAGGATGAGTTATGA